In Ferribacterium limneticum, a genomic segment contains:
- a CDS encoding DUF1329 domain-containing protein yields MLRRTFINTAIAALWAISLPSFAVTADEAAALKSTLTPLGAEKAGNKDGSIPSWDGGLNKAPAGYQAGAQRPDPFAAEKSTVQISAKNMDQYKDKLSEGVQALMRKYPSFRVDVYPTHRTASAPQWVYDNTFANATRAKSTQGGNNIENAFGGIPFPIPKTGAEVMWNHLLRWKGESVEIPFRVWVGAADGSRTMAVEAKDDHQFPYYQKDGSLEKFGGEFMFLRQVQTDPPFKAGESILLRDPIDQIGKGRQAWQYLTGQRRVRRAPTIAFDTPDFVASGQNYFDEVFMFLGSLERYEWKIVGKKEIYVPYNNNRFQLAKTDEVFVPHHLNPEKMRWELHRVWVVEANLAPGKRHVVPKKQFYVDEDSWSVLLVDGYDAQGKLWRTQHAVPFVAPEIPAVVSTTFTVFNLQAGTWLVNNLYNDLKSPYKVVPRRPDAYFSADALAGAGIR; encoded by the coding sequence ATGCTGAGACGTACATTTATCAACACCGCGATTGCCGCGCTCTGGGCAATCTCACTGCCGAGCTTTGCGGTTACGGCTGACGAAGCTGCCGCGCTCAAATCCACCTTAACGCCGCTTGGTGCAGAAAAAGCAGGCAATAAAGATGGCTCAATTCCATCTTGGGATGGCGGTTTGAATAAGGCTCCTGCTGGTTACCAGGCTGGTGCACAGCGCCCCGATCCCTTCGCAGCTGAGAAGTCGACTGTGCAGATATCTGCCAAGAACATGGATCAATATAAAGACAAGCTGTCTGAGGGCGTCCAGGCTTTGATGCGTAAGTATCCGAGCTTCCGGGTCGATGTGTATCCGACGCACCGGACAGCATCAGCTCCGCAATGGGTGTATGACAACACCTTTGCCAATGCCACGCGTGCAAAGTCGACGCAAGGCGGCAACAACATCGAAAACGCCTTTGGGGGGATTCCCTTCCCAATTCCGAAGACTGGTGCCGAAGTGATGTGGAACCACCTTCTCCGCTGGAAGGGGGAGTCTGTAGAAATTCCGTTCCGTGTCTGGGTTGGTGCTGCAGACGGTTCTCGGACCATGGCTGTCGAAGCCAAGGATGATCACCAATTCCCGTATTACCAGAAGGATGGTTCGCTAGAAAAATTCGGTGGTGAGTTCATGTTCCTGCGCCAAGTGCAGACTGACCCTCCGTTCAAAGCGGGTGAGTCGATTCTGTTGCGCGATCCAATTGACCAAATTGGGAAGGGACGCCAAGCTTGGCAGTACCTGACCGGCCAGCGCCGCGTTCGCCGTGCTCCGACCATCGCCTTCGATACGCCGGATTTCGTAGCCTCGGGTCAGAACTACTTTGATGAAGTGTTCATGTTCCTCGGCTCTTTGGAACGTTATGAGTGGAAGATCGTCGGGAAGAAGGAAATTTACGTTCCCTACAATAACAACCGCTTTCAGCTAGCAAAGACCGATGAAGTTTTTGTGCCGCATCACCTGAACCCCGAAAAGATGCGCTGGGAACTCCATCGTGTTTGGGTCGTTGAGGCTAACTTGGCTCCTGGCAAACGCCATGTCGTGCCGAAAAAGCAGTTCTACGTTGACGAGGATAGCTGGTCCGTGTTGCTGGTTGATGGTTACGACGCCCAAGGCAAGTTGTGGCGAACACAACACGCAGTGCCTTTTGTCGCACCGGAAATTCCAGCTGTGGTCTCAACAACCTTCACTGTTTTCAATTTGCAAGCAGGTACCTGGCTGGTTAATAACCTCTACAACGACCTGAAGTCTCCATACAAAGTAGTGCCGCGTCGTCCTGATGCCTATTTCTCGGCTGATGCGTTGGCTGGTGCTGGCATTCGCTAA
- a CDS encoding DUF1302 domain-containing protein — translation MGTSNWRQQPRALQLKKVALIIASLGCSQGVMAFDIPTGESDLKVRWDNTVKYSVAYRLSNPDEKVAAGDAMVPGFLAPGRQLDDGDRNFKRGLVSNRVDLFSELDVTYKNIGARVSGAAWYDDVYNRGNDNSSDSVNSTSVGAGQFNNGTRDMMGRKAEVLDAFLFLRSDQSSETPYTVRLGKHTVLYGESLFFGANGIANAQAPMDLIKLLSVPGSQFKEIIRPVGQVSTQVQVSSNVSVGAYYQYQWEKNRLPPSGSYLSDVDFVGAGTESLLPGTPVAMVKVEDLKPEAPQGGFQVRFKTDSSDVEYGFYAAQYNDKNPAIMMNLGNNFRFVYPEKIKTVGASLSTVIGEANVSAEVSYRWNAPIVSAPQVDIGLAGNSTNNPLYAVGKTAHAQVSAIYLMSKSPLWDGAELLGELAWNRTLSVDKNPMAVDPNVTRDAMAFRMIFAPQYFQVLSGLDLSVPIGIGYNPYGRSSAVFKFNGGVERGGDFSIGLKADYQKKWKIAANYTHFFGDANAFLTPNTVNAPAGGLYMQTGAQSLHDRDFLSLSVQTTF, via the coding sequence ATGGGTACTTCAAATTGGCGTCAGCAACCAAGGGCGCTGCAACTGAAAAAGGTTGCGTTAATCATCGCTTCACTGGGTTGTTCCCAGGGAGTAATGGCTTTCGATATTCCTACCGGGGAGTCGGATCTAAAGGTTCGCTGGGACAATACGGTCAAGTACAGCGTGGCTTACCGTCTGAGTAATCCCGATGAAAAAGTGGCAGCCGGTGATGCGATGGTTCCTGGTTTCTTGGCGCCGGGTCGCCAGCTTGATGACGGTGACCGAAATTTCAAACGGGGCTTGGTTTCTAATCGAGTCGACCTGTTTTCCGAGCTCGATGTTACCTATAAGAATATTGGCGCGCGTGTTAGCGGTGCCGCTTGGTATGACGACGTTTACAACAGGGGGAATGACAATAGTTCCGACAGCGTTAACTCGACCAGCGTAGGTGCGGGCCAATTCAATAACGGCACGCGGGACATGATGGGTCGGAAAGCAGAAGTTCTCGACGCCTTCCTGTTCCTCAGGAGTGACCAGTCTTCCGAGACCCCGTATACGGTACGCCTTGGTAAACATACCGTGCTTTACGGCGAAAGTTTGTTCTTCGGCGCTAACGGTATTGCAAATGCTCAGGCGCCTATGGACCTGATCAAGCTTTTGTCAGTCCCAGGGTCCCAGTTTAAGGAAATTATTCGCCCCGTCGGCCAAGTTTCCACTCAGGTACAGGTTTCATCGAATGTATCGGTCGGTGCTTACTATCAGTACCAGTGGGAAAAGAATCGCCTACCCCCTTCCGGTTCTTATTTGAGCGATGTGGACTTTGTCGGCGCCGGTACCGAGAGCCTGTTGCCGGGAACTCCGGTAGCAATGGTTAAGGTGGAAGACTTGAAACCAGAGGCGCCGCAAGGTGGTTTCCAGGTTCGTTTTAAAACTGATTCCAGCGATGTCGAGTATGGCTTCTATGCAGCCCAGTACAACGACAAGAACCCTGCAATCATGATGAACCTCGGTAACAATTTCCGCTTCGTGTATCCGGAAAAGATTAAAACGGTTGGCGCTAGTTTGAGTACGGTGATCGGTGAGGCCAATGTTTCGGCTGAGGTTTCCTACCGCTGGAATGCGCCTATTGTCTCAGCCCCGCAGGTGGATATCGGCCTGGCAGGCAACAGCACCAATAACCCGCTCTATGCGGTAGGTAAAACCGCTCATGCACAAGTTTCAGCAATCTACCTGATGAGCAAGAGCCCGTTGTGGGACGGGGCTGAATTGTTGGGAGAGTTGGCTTGGAACCGCACCCTCAGCGTGGACAAAAACCCGATGGCGGTTGATCCGAACGTGACTAGGGATGCGATGGCATTTCGGATGATATTTGCTCCGCAATATTTTCAGGTCCTTTCGGGACTCGATCTGTCGGTGCCGATTGGCATCGGATACAACCCCTATGGACGTTCTTCAGCCGTATTCAAGTTTAACGGTGGGGTTGAGCGCGGTGGCGACTTCAGTATCGGTCTAAAGGCGGACTACCAGAAGAAATGGAAGATCGCTGCGAATTACACCCATTTCTTTGGGGATGCCAACGCCTTCCTGACGCCCAACACGGTTAATGCACCGGCTGGTGGGCTCTACATGCAGACGGGCGCACAGTCCCTGCACGATCGAGATTTCCTTTCTCTCTCAGTCCAAACAACGTTCTAA
- a CDS encoding GntR family transcriptional regulator: protein MRPFEIPALNTDRTATTSSRRRHSDLAVRTQASILTDSVRQDIIAGVFPPDSKLKLRELSERYGVGVIPLREALSRLAMSGFVDAEDQRGFRVAGVSEAELLDITQVRQRLEADALRDAIEHGDINWETELMSASHRLSRIPMMLTDPEVVLNPEWERAHDAFHAALLSGSTSNWLLKLAALLREQTARYRQLSLRAEKSYVRDVTQEHLRIVDAALARDANKACELLKEHFATTTRLALGIHKPS, encoded by the coding sequence ATGCGACCTTTTGAGATACCCGCTTTGAATACCGATAGAACTGCCACCACATCCAGTCGCCGCCGCCATAGCGATCTGGCAGTACGCACTCAGGCATCCATCCTTACGGATTCAGTGCGACAGGACATCATTGCTGGCGTCTTTCCTCCAGACTCAAAACTCAAGCTCAGAGAGTTGTCAGAGCGGTACGGCGTCGGAGTTATTCCGCTTCGAGAAGCCCTATCGCGGCTAGCAATGAGCGGTTTTGTAGATGCTGAGGATCAGCGCGGTTTTCGTGTTGCCGGAGTATCGGAGGCTGAGTTGCTTGATATCACTCAGGTACGGCAACGACTGGAGGCCGATGCATTGCGTGATGCGATCGAGCACGGAGACATCAATTGGGAAACAGAACTGATGTCAGCTAGCCACAGACTCAGTCGCATTCCGATGATGCTCACGGACCCCGAAGTTGTGCTGAATCCAGAGTGGGAAAGAGCTCACGATGCCTTTCATGCCGCTCTGCTTTCTGGGTCGACTTCGAACTGGCTGCTCAAGCTCGCAGCACTTTTGCGCGAACAAACTGCTCGCTACAGACAGCTATCATTGCGTGCTGAAAAATCCTATGTCCGAGATGTAACCCAAGAACATTTGAGAATTGTTGATGCTGCTTTGGCGCGCGACGCAAACAAAGCGTGTGAACTACTAAAAGAGCATTTCGCAACGACCACTCGCCTAGCTCTCGGAATTCACAAGCCTTCCTGA